One stretch of Caloenas nicobarica isolate bCalNic1 chromosome 26, bCalNic1.hap1, whole genome shotgun sequence DNA includes these proteins:
- the SC5D gene encoding lathosterol oxidase isoform X1, with protein MPWSPCRTACPGAAMDLVLDAADRHLLTPYVYPAGWPEYEPCRQLLSLFVITNLGALALYLLCATLSYYFVFDHELMKHPQFLENQVRREIAYALRSLPSISVPTVALFFAEVRGYSKLYDNIEDSPYGWSGVFLSMLSFIFFTDMGIYWIHRGLHHRLFYKRFHKPHHLWKIATPFASHAFHPVDGFMQSLPYHIYPFLFPLHKITYLGLYIFVNVWTISIHDGDYRVPRFLRHVINGSAHHTDHHLYFDYNYGQYFTLWDRIGGSYKSPTSFEGKGPHDYMRKLREKGAGVPNGPQAAKTE; from the exons ATGCCATGGTCTCCATGCCGCACAGCCTGCCCCG GAGCCGCCATGGATCTGGTGCTGGACGCCGCCGACCGGCACCTCCTGACGCCCTACGTGTACCCTGCCGGCTGGCCTGAGTACGAGCCCTGCCGCCAGCTCCTCAGCCTCTTCGTCATCACCAACCTGGGGGCGCTGGCCCTCTACCTGCTCTGCGCCACCCTCAGCTACTACTTCGTCTTTGACCATGAACTCATGAAACATCCCCAGTTCCTAGAG AACCAGGTGCGTCGGGAGATCGCCTACGCGCTGCGCTCCCTCCCCTCAATCAGCGTGCCCACCGTTGCCCTGTTCTTCGCCGAGGTGCGTGGCTACAGCAAGCTCTACGACAACATCGAGGACTCCCCGTACG GCTGGTCGGGTGTCTTCCTTAGCATGCTGTCCTTCATCTTCTTCACTGACATGGGCATCTACTGGATACACCGCGGGCTCCATCACAGACTGTTCTACAAG CGCTTCCACAAGCCCCACCACCTCTGGAAGATCGCCACACCCTTCGCCAGCCACGCTTTCCACCCCGTCGACGGCTTCATGCAGAGCCTGCCCTACCATATCTaccccttcctcttccccctgcACAAAATCACCTATTTGGGCCTTTACATCTTCGTCAACGTCTGGACCATCTCCATTCACGACGGTGACTACCGCGTCCCCCGCTTCCTGCGCCACGTCATCAACGGCTCGGCCCACCACACCGACCACCACTTGTACTTCGACTACAACTACGGGCAGTACTTCACGCTCTGGGACAGGATCGGCGGCTCCTACAAGAGCCCCACGTCCTTCGAGGGCAAAGGCCCCCACGACTACATGCGCAAGCTCCGAGAAAAAGGCGCCGGGGTACCCAATGGGCCCCAGGCTGCCAAAACCGAGTAG
- the SC5D gene encoding lathosterol oxidase isoform X2, translating into MDLVLDAADRHLLTPYVYPAGWPEYEPCRQLLSLFVITNLGALALYLLCATLSYYFVFDHELMKHPQFLENQVRREIAYALRSLPSISVPTVALFFAEVRGYSKLYDNIEDSPYGWSGVFLSMLSFIFFTDMGIYWIHRGLHHRLFYKRFHKPHHLWKIATPFASHAFHPVDGFMQSLPYHIYPFLFPLHKITYLGLYIFVNVWTISIHDGDYRVPRFLRHVINGSAHHTDHHLYFDYNYGQYFTLWDRIGGSYKSPTSFEGKGPHDYMRKLREKGAGVPNGPQAAKTE; encoded by the exons ATGGATCTGGTGCTGGACGCCGCCGACCGGCACCTCCTGACGCCCTACGTGTACCCTGCCGGCTGGCCTGAGTACGAGCCCTGCCGCCAGCTCCTCAGCCTCTTCGTCATCACCAACCTGGGGGCGCTGGCCCTCTACCTGCTCTGCGCCACCCTCAGCTACTACTTCGTCTTTGACCATGAACTCATGAAACATCCCCAGTTCCTAGAG AACCAGGTGCGTCGGGAGATCGCCTACGCGCTGCGCTCCCTCCCCTCAATCAGCGTGCCCACCGTTGCCCTGTTCTTCGCCGAGGTGCGTGGCTACAGCAAGCTCTACGACAACATCGAGGACTCCCCGTACG GCTGGTCGGGTGTCTTCCTTAGCATGCTGTCCTTCATCTTCTTCACTGACATGGGCATCTACTGGATACACCGCGGGCTCCATCACAGACTGTTCTACAAG CGCTTCCACAAGCCCCACCACCTCTGGAAGATCGCCACACCCTTCGCCAGCCACGCTTTCCACCCCGTCGACGGCTTCATGCAGAGCCTGCCCTACCATATCTaccccttcctcttccccctgcACAAAATCACCTATTTGGGCCTTTACATCTTCGTCAACGTCTGGACCATCTCCATTCACGACGGTGACTACCGCGTCCCCCGCTTCCTGCGCCACGTCATCAACGGCTCGGCCCACCACACCGACCACCACTTGTACTTCGACTACAACTACGGGCAGTACTTCACGCTCTGGGACAGGATCGGCGGCTCCTACAAGAGCCCCACGTCCTTCGAGGGCAAAGGCCCCCACGACTACATGCGCAAGCTCCGAGAAAAAGGCGCCGGGGTACCCAATGGGCCCCAGGCTGCCAAAACCGAGTAG